In the Podospora pseudocomata strain CBS 415.72m chromosome 5, whole genome shotgun sequence genome, one interval contains:
- a CDS encoding hypothetical protein (EggNog:ENOG503PEDC) has translation MYAKTLLVALFAASTASAAAVGARQNQNGNNGANAAPDFGLCNPSIDFVLGRPGRQADEGTFLPVDPLVAEGQQEALNPNIITNRVCDQLTNVCEANDAAKALCEQAKAQVQALGTKDATTADAFNSALGF, from the coding sequence ATGTACGCCAAGACTCTCCTCGTTGCTTTGTTCGCGGCCTCAACCGCatccgctgccgctgttggCGCTCGCCAGAACCAGAATGGCAATAACGGCGCCAATGCGGCCCCCGACTTTGGGCTTTGCAACCCCAGCATCGACTTCGTCCTCGGTCGCCCCGGTCGTCAGGCGGATGAGGGAACTTTCTTGCCTGTCGATCCTCTTGTGGCTGAAGgccagcaggaggcgctGAACCcgaacatcatcaccaacagaGTCTGCGATCAGCTCACCAACGTTTGCGAGGCAAATGATGCGGCCAAAGCTTTGTGTGAACAGGCGAAAGCCCAAGTTCAGGCCTTGGGAACCAAGGATGCCACAACCGCGGATGCATTCAACTCTGCTCTGGGATTCTAA
- a CDS encoding hypothetical protein (EggNog:ENOG503PMXF), which produces MSNMARNRVIPAVIASGLFGGLLYSTAGGSNQPRPRARHDAAATNLNVSESLESIAGTGGKHTRKQSDIPSDIDPKNTRIASHNPTAHAKRSPSKTLDLGDGSEPSQLPKNVGPHRDL; this is translated from the coding sequence aTGTCCAACATGGCCCGCAACCGCGTCATCCCCGCTGTCATCGCCTCCGGCCTCTTCGGCGGACTCCTCTACTCGACAGCCGGCGGCTCCAATCAGCCTCGTCCCCGCGCCCGCCACGACGCAGCAGCCACCAACCTAAACGTCTCTGAGTCCCTCGAGTCCATCGCCGGCACGGGCGGTAAGCACACCCGCAAGCAGTCCGACATACCCTCCGACATCGACCCCAAGAACACTCGCATCGCGAGccacaacccaaccgccCACGCCAAGCGGTCGCCCTCCAAGACGCTCGACCTCGGGGACGGAAGTGAGCCCAGCCAGCTGCCCAAGAATGTCGGGCCTCACCGGGATCTTTGA
- a CDS encoding hypothetical protein (EggNog:ENOG503NXE9; COG:S), which yields MHTVTFVAAAAALLSHVEALNILITNADGFGTASVRELYRQMTSIGHNCYVVASVAAQTGAGLHAEFTTNPRLDADGDWGLVKAGAPSLGTDPTDNHIWYYNGTATAQVLVALDYIYPTICRLEAPDLIISGPNSGSNSGTFLETLSGAMAATYVAIERGIPAMAFWTGNEATVYSSLNTSTKAGLQDPATINARLASNLVQAFISKANGDRVLPEGYGVTVDLPYITSETSDECTNPPFVLMRATQDVGVKVAYNHKSGVFNRMHTDSGYKQFEATDTVSTVAPKCLSAVTVFSLDYDASHRRQCFNLADVTAIIPVLVHSNGTAPLTGGLGANASIAGNSSSQPPTPVEAPPPSGQTAVTSIATLAQWSVNLLVLGLVVGMTLL from the exons ATGCACACCGTCACCTTTGttgcagctgctgctgctctgctTTCTCACGTGGAGGCCTTGAACATCCTTATCACG AACGCTGACGGATTTGGAACCGCCAGTGTTCGCGAACTCTACCGCCAAATGACTTCCATCGGCCACAATTGTTACGTCGTTGCCTCTGTTGCTGCCCAGACGGGTGCTGGTCTCCATGCCgaattcaccaccaacccccgacTGGACGCCGATGGAGATTGGG GTCTCGTGAAAGCTGGCGCACCGTCCCTTGGAACTGATCCGACCGACAACCACATATGGTATTACAATGGCACAGCGACAGcgcaggtgctggtggcaTTGGACTACATATATCCTACCATTTGTCGGCTCGAAGCCCCCGACCTCATCATCTCGGGTCCCAATTCTGGGTCAAACTCAGGTACTTTCCTCGAAACTTTGTCCGGGGCCATGGCCGCAACTTACGTTGCTATTGAGCGCGGAATCCCCGCCATGGCATTCTGGACTGGCAACGAAGCCACCGTCTATTCGTCACTCAACACTAGCACCAAAGCTGGGCTCCAGGATCCCGCCACCATCAATGCTCGCCTTGCCTCTAACCTTGTGCAAGCTTTCATCAGCAAGGCAAACGGAGATCGAGTCCTTCCCGAGGGATACGGTGTGACTGTCGACTTGCCCTACATCACATCCGAGACAAGCGATGAATGCACGAACCCCCCGTTTGTTCTGATGCGGGCCACCCAGGACGTGGGAGTCAAGGTTGCGTACAACCACAAGAGCGGCGTTTTCAACCGCATGCACACCGATTCTGGCTACAAGCAGTTTGAGGCTACCGACACGGTAAGCACCGTTGCGCCCAAGTGCCTCAGTGCTGTTACTGTCTTTTCCCTTGACTACGACGCCAGCCACCGGAGGCAGTGCTTCAACCTGGCAGATGTGACGGCAATCATTCCTGTCTTAGTACACTCCAATGGCACGGCACCACTCACGGGAGGATTGGGGGCCAATGCTTCAATCGCGGGCAATAGTAGCTCGCAACCGCCAACTCCTGTGGaggccccaccaccatcgggACAAACTGCTGTTACTAGCATCGCGACACTGGCTCAATGGTCTGTCAATTTGTTGGTTCTTGGTCTTGTGGTCGGGATGACGCTGTTGTAA